In Atribacterota bacterium, one genomic interval encodes:
- a CDS encoding isocitrate/isopropylmalate dehydrogenase family protein — protein sequence MSHRVTLIPGDGTGPEIVEVARKVIEATGIDIEWEIQEAGADVIEKYGTPLPQGVLDSIKRNRVALKGPITTPVGTGFRSVNVALRKELDLYACVRPCKVYPGVRSRYSYVDIVIIRENTEDLYAGVEFEKGKPETLELIGVIEKMGKGKIRPDSGISLKPISVYGTDRIVRFAFEYARKNGRKKVTAVHKANIMKYSDGLFLEVARSVAQHYPDIVFEDRIVDNMCMQLVQKPELYDVLVLPNLYGDVVSDLGAGLVGGLGVAPGGNIGDHYAVFEPTHGSAPKYRGLQKVNPIATILSGVMMLRYLQEKERADLLEWAVAEVIREGKKVTYDLKPSPDDPTASSTWEVGEAIIEKLRERMG from the coding sequence ATGAGCCATCGAGTCACTCTTATACCCGGAGATGGAACAGGACCAGAAATTGTGGAGGTCGCTCGAAAAGTGATTGAAGCCACCGGCATCGACATTGAGTGGGAAATCCAGGAAGCTGGAGCAGATGTCATCGAAAAATATGGCACACCGCTCCCCCAGGGAGTGCTTGACTCCATTAAACGCAATCGAGTGGCTCTGAAAGGGCCGATTACTACCCCAGTGGGGACCGGATTCCGCAGTGTGAACGTAGCTCTACGCAAAGAACTGGATCTCTATGCCTGTGTACGACCATGCAAGGTCTATCCCGGTGTTCGTTCGCGCTATAGCTACGTTGATATCGTCATTATCCGGGAAAACACCGAAGACCTTTATGCTGGTGTGGAGTTTGAGAAAGGAAAACCAGAAACGCTGGAACTTATTGGAGTAATCGAAAAAATGGGTAAGGGAAAAATCCGCCCCGATTCTGGAATCAGCCTTAAACCCATCTCAGTCTATGGTACTGATCGAATTGTGCGCTTTGCTTTTGAGTATGCCCGAAAAAACGGGCGAAAAAAGGTAACTGCGGTGCACAAGGCAAACATCATGAAATATTCTGATGGCTTATTCCTGGAAGTGGCTCGCAGCGTGGCCCAGCATTACCCGGACATTGTTTTTGAAGATCGAATCGTGGATAATATGTGCATGCAACTGGTACAAAAACCGGAACTGTATGATGTTCTGGTACTTCCAAACCTCTATGGTGACGTGGTGTCAGACCTGGGAGCAGGTTTGGTGGGTGGACTGGGTGTCGCACCAGGGGGGAACATTGGAGACCACTATGCCGTTTTTGAACCCACCCATGGCAGTGCCCCAAAGTACCGGGGTCTCCAAAAAGTAAACCCCATTGCCACCATTCTTTCGGGAGTGATGATGCTCCGATACCTTCAAGAAAAAGAAAGAGCCGATCTTTTAGAGTGGGCAGTCGCCGAAGTGATTCGAGAAGGGAAAAAAGTAACCTATGACCTGAAACCTTCACCCGATGACCCCACTGCTTCTTCCACTTGGGAAGTTGGAGAAGCCATCATCGAAAAACTGAGGGAACGCATGGGATGA
- a CDS encoding TlpA disulfide reductase family protein, which produces MKKLLPLFLPVGLVVFAFFFAQFHPYLDQDFALEDLQGNILHLGKFAGRPIILVFFSPRCGDCKDEMPFLKEMYGTHQEKGLVMIGVGIRNKKEIADFVQEYGVPFPVVVDETLEVSKNFGVFFLPHIVFFDKKGKITYSKAGKIPQEDLKTNLATIL; this is translated from the coding sequence ATGAAAAAACTCCTTCCGCTCTTTTTACCAGTTGGTCTCGTGGTTTTTGCATTTTTCTTTGCTCAGTTCCATCCGTATCTTGACCAGGACTTCGCCCTAGAAGACTTACAAGGAAACATTCTTCACCTGGGAAAATTTGCTGGTCGTCCCATTATCCTGGTGTTCTTCTCGCCACGCTGTGGGGACTGTAAAGACGAAATGCCTTTCTTGAAAGAAATGTATGGTACTCATCAAGAAAAAGGTTTGGTCATGATTGGGGTGGGAATTCGTAACAAAAAAGAGATTGCAGATTTCGTACAGGAATACGGAGTTCCCTTTCCTGTGGTGGTGGATGAAACTCTGGAAGTGAGTAAAAACTTTGGGGTTTTCTTTCTTCCCCATATCGTCTTCTTCGACAAAAAGGGAAAAATTACCTACTCTAAGGCAGGGAAAATACCACAGGAAGACCTTAAAACCAACCTCGCAACCATTCTTTAA
- a CDS encoding type III PLP-dependent enzyme — protein sequence MERRSKTLERIFPLSEEIIVELANEYGTPLFLIVEERVMRNYAAFQEFFPGIEIFYAIKANPHPLILKILADLGSSFDVASAQEIALVLEHNVEPQRMIFANTIKRKEALRYAREKGVDLLTYDNEEELRKIRTVYPEAKLILRLKTPSLGSRIDLSYKFGAEPEEAVALLKLAKSLGLENVGLSFHVGSPCHNPENYLRSLEIVRTVIQEGKREGVMLSVVDIGGGFPLHTYYAEGAEASMEYMGEKIYPLLRSFLVSGYRVIAEPGRSLIGNACLLVTKVIGKAVRSGRTWYYLDDGLYGTFSAIPFDKASFDFYSLRDSEEGQPCVLAGPTCDSLDVIAEGVHLPSLMLDDLIVVPNIGAYSIASATNFNGFERAKVVLV from the coding sequence ATGGAAAGAAGGTCCAAAACCCTGGAGAGAATTTTCCCTTTGAGTGAGGAAATAATTGTAGAACTCGCGAATGAGTATGGTACCCCTCTTTTTCTTATTGTTGAAGAGAGAGTAATGCGCAATTATGCGGCCTTTCAAGAGTTTTTTCCAGGAATCGAAATTTTCTATGCTATAAAGGCCAATCCCCATCCGCTGATACTGAAAATCTTAGCCGACTTAGGTTCTTCGTTTGACGTGGCTTCGGCTCAGGAGATTGCCCTTGTTCTGGAACACAATGTTGAGCCGCAGCGAATGATTTTCGCCAACACCATTAAAAGAAAAGAGGCCCTGAGATATGCTCGGGAAAAAGGCGTGGATTTGCTCACCTATGATAATGAAGAAGAGTTGCGGAAAATCAGAACGGTATATCCGGAAGCAAAGTTGATTTTACGGCTGAAAACTCCCTCTCTGGGTAGTCGGATTGACCTTTCCTACAAATTTGGTGCGGAGCCTGAGGAAGCGGTAGCGCTTTTAAAACTGGCAAAAAGTCTTGGTCTTGAAAACGTGGGACTCAGTTTCCATGTTGGTTCTCCTTGTCATAATCCGGAGAATTACCTTCGCTCGCTGGAAATTGTCAGGACAGTCATTCAAGAGGGAAAACGGGAAGGCGTAATGCTTTCGGTGGTCGATATTGGAGGAGGATTTCCTCTTCACACCTATTATGCTGAGGGTGCAGAAGCGAGCATGGAATATATGGGTGAGAAAATCTACCCTCTTTTGCGGTCTTTCCTGGTTTCAGGGTATCGTGTGATTGCTGAACCAGGGAGAAGTCTCATTGGAAATGCCTGTCTTCTGGTCACAAAGGTCATTGGAAAGGCAGTACGCTCGGGGCGCACCTGGTATTACCTCGATGATGGACTGTATGGGACGTTTTCAGCCATTCCTTTTGATAAAGCCAGCTTCGATTTTTATTCTCTGCGGGATTCTGAAGAAGGACAACCCTGCGTTCTGGCTGGTCCAACCTGTGATTCTCTGGATGTCATCGCCGAAGGCGTACACTTACCCTCGCTCATGCTTGATGACCTGATAGTTGTACCGAACATTGGGGCGTATTCGATTGCTTCGGCAACGAATTTTAACGGTTTTGAAAGAGCCAAAGTGGTCCTCGTTTAA
- a CDS encoding ABC transporter ATP-binding protein yields the protein MLRVENLKVSVEDRVVLDGVTLEIREGEVHVLLGPNGVGKTTLLMAIMGVPGYQIVSGQIFFNGEDITRLDMEERAKRGIGIAFQKMPPVRGISLRTMGEVIIKTHGFDDPSLLERVAHRLDCSYLLPREVGVGFSGGEAKRAEIFQLLLQRPLFSMVDEPESGVDLDNIALVGKALKELFEREQVRTKKRSGLVITHTGYILDYLNADQGHVLVNGRIVCSGNPRDLFEDIRMKGYSECLRCER from the coding sequence ATGCTTCGTGTAGAAAACCTGAAGGTTTCGGTAGAGGATCGCGTAGTTCTTGACGGGGTAACTCTGGAAATTCGAGAAGGAGAAGTGCATGTTCTTCTTGGTCCCAATGGGGTGGGTAAGACCACGCTCCTTATGGCCATTATGGGAGTTCCTGGCTATCAGATTGTGTCAGGACAAATTTTCTTTAATGGTGAGGACATTACTCGCCTTGATATGGAGGAACGAGCCAAAAGGGGGATTGGTATCGCGTTTCAAAAGATGCCCCCGGTACGGGGCATTTCTCTCCGTACCATGGGAGAGGTGATTATAAAGACCCATGGTTTTGATGATCCATCTCTTCTTGAACGTGTAGCCCACCGCTTGGATTGCTCCTATCTCCTTCCACGGGAAGTTGGAGTCGGTTTTTCGGGAGGAGAGGCCAAACGAGCAGAAATTTTCCAACTTCTCTTGCAGCGTCCTCTTTTCTCCATGGTTGATGAACCGGAATCCGGGGTGGACCTTGATAATATTGCCCTGGTGGGGAAAGCGCTGAAAGAACTTTTTGAACGGGAGCAGGTGCGGACAAAGAAGCGGTCGGGTCTGGTTATTACTCATACCGGTTATATTCTGGATTATCTGAACGCTGACCAGGGTCATGTGCTGGTGAATGGTCGAATTGTTTGTAGTGGTAATCCTCGGGATCTTTTTGAAGATATCCGAATGAAAGGATACAGCGAATGTCTGAGGTGTGAACGATGA
- a CDS encoding SufD family Fe-S cluster assembly protein, translating to MSTVGDVLRAIKEKAEGALIKKAVFGPDVDLSRFYECSPKEQIGSLEEVSSQLKEAALYAGVELESPGAGTYLQVDRSAIYERVLKPFEGKLEIMSVRRALELYPEVVSEYWWKLIPVDMDKYTAFAELCFTEGYFIRVFAHQKVDIPLQACLLVSEKSRVQSVHNLVILEEGAEANIITGCASVKGSEEGVHIGVSEFYLGRGSRLTFTMIHNWGEQFHVRPRTAIRMEDNAFFSSTYVLMKPVASLQTFPRASLEGKNANAQFQSIIFAKGRSYIDIGSTLLLKAAGCRGNSISRVCAVEQAEIYTRGRLISYHDDTQAHLECKGILFSSEAKIISIPELEVHGAPKARLSHEAAVGPLEEETINYLRARGLKKEEALSLLTRGFLSIDLPGIPALLKGYIEEIIKVTSRDIM from the coding sequence ATGAGTACTGTGGGTGATGTTTTGCGCGCGATCAAAGAAAAAGCCGAAGGAGCACTCATCAAGAAAGCAGTCTTTGGCCCTGATGTGGATCTCTCTCGTTTTTACGAGTGTTCTCCAAAGGAGCAAATTGGTAGTCTGGAAGAAGTATCTTCTCAGCTGAAAGAAGCAGCTCTGTACGCCGGTGTGGAGCTGGAAAGTCCGGGAGCGGGGACCTATCTCCAGGTGGATCGTTCCGCAATCTATGAACGAGTTCTGAAACCTTTCGAGGGAAAACTCGAAATCATGAGTGTCCGTCGGGCTCTGGAACTTTATCCTGAAGTTGTTTCGGAATACTGGTGGAAGCTAATTCCGGTTGACATGGACAAATATACCGCTTTTGCTGAACTCTGTTTCACAGAAGGGTATTTCATTCGGGTTTTTGCACACCAGAAAGTCGATATCCCGCTCCAGGCCTGTCTTTTGGTTTCTGAGAAATCCAGAGTGCAGAGTGTTCATAACCTCGTGATTCTGGAAGAAGGGGCTGAGGCGAACATTATCACCGGATGTGCTTCGGTAAAAGGAAGTGAGGAAGGCGTCCACATCGGGGTGAGCGAGTTCTACCTTGGGAGAGGGAGCCGTCTCACGTTTACCATGATTCATAACTGGGGGGAACAGTTTCACGTTCGTCCTCGGACTGCGATACGCATGGAGGACAATGCTTTCTTTAGCAGTACCTATGTGCTGATGAAGCCGGTGGCTTCTTTACAGACCTTTCCTCGGGCATCTCTGGAAGGGAAAAACGCGAACGCCCAGTTTCAGAGCATCATTTTTGCGAAAGGCCGCTCCTACATCGATATTGGTTCTACCCTCCTTTTAAAGGCGGCAGGATGTCGGGGAAACTCTATTTCCCGGGTCTGTGCCGTGGAGCAGGCGGAAATATACACTCGAGGACGCCTCATCTCCTACCATGACGATACCCAAGCTCACCTTGAATGCAAGGGGATCCTCTTTTCTTCGGAGGCCAAAATTATTTCGATTCCAGAACTGGAGGTTCACGGTGCTCCAAAAGCTCGTCTTTCGCATGAAGCTGCGGTAGGACCTCTGGAAGAGGAAACCATCAACTACCTGCGTGCTCGAGGCCTTAAGAAAGAAGAAGCGTTGTCTCTCCTCACTCGAGGGTTTTTGAGTATCGATCTTCCAGGGATTCCTGCGCTTCTCAAGGGCTACATTGAGGAGATTATCAAGGTCACTTCTCGTGACATCATGTAG
- a CDS encoding Lrp/AsnC ligand binding domain-containing protein — protein MQAYILIQVQAGKAQHIKKELVQNPAFLRVDRIMGPFDLIALVEAENNREIGETILRDIQSLSGVKRTLTCPIIP, from the coding sequence GTGCAAGCCTATATTCTGATCCAGGTGCAGGCAGGGAAAGCGCAGCACATCAAAAAGGAGTTGGTCCAAAATCCTGCCTTTTTGAGGGTGGATCGGATCATGGGGCCTTTTGATCTCATTGCTCTGGTTGAGGCAGAAAATAACCGGGAAATTGGAGAAACCATATTACGAGATATTCAGTCGTTAAGCGGAGTGAAGAGAACCCTGACTTGTCCGATCATCCCTTGA
- a CDS encoding S24 family peptidase yields MRGKKSISSKGEEILLFIEQYSRKNGYPPTVREIGEAVGLASSCSVHYHLRKLEGKGFIRRDPAKPRAIELNVHRIDARLSKDMVIVPLVEGFTFNKRGFDIGEAKKFFLFSRSLLGEEGCFVLKVDGDGFRAWHILGGDYLFINKKETGCVGDLVLVWEGGNIAIRRIGEKGKLLADEADGSVSSWNVAMVIGKIVGIWRKL; encoded by the coding sequence ATGAGAGGGAAGAAGAGTATTTCTTCAAAAGGAGAGGAAATCCTTCTTTTCATTGAGCAGTATTCTCGCAAAAATGGCTATCCACCCACAGTGAGAGAGATTGGCGAGGCGGTGGGCTTAGCTTCGTCCTGTAGTGTTCACTACCATCTGCGTAAGCTCGAGGGAAAAGGTTTTATCCGTAGGGACCCGGCCAAACCACGAGCGATTGAGCTGAATGTACATCGGATTGATGCTCGACTGAGTAAAGATATGGTGATTGTCCCGCTGGTGGAAGGTTTTACTTTCAACAAAAGAGGTTTCGATATTGGAGAGGCAAAGAAATTTTTTCTTTTCTCTCGTTCTCTTTTGGGTGAAGAAGGATGTTTCGTGTTAAAGGTTGATGGAGATGGGTTTCGGGCGTGGCATATCCTTGGGGGAGATTATCTGTTCATTAATAAAAAAGAAACAGGTTGTGTGGGGGATTTGGTGTTAGTGTGGGAAGGCGGAAATATTGCGATCCGGAGAATCGGGGAAAAAGGGAAGCTTTTGGCTGATGAAGCTGATGGTTCGGTTTCTTCTTGGAATGTGGCTATGGTAATCGGGAAAATTGTGGGAATATGGAGGAAATTGTAG
- a CDS encoding secondary thiamine-phosphate synthase enzyme YjbQ codes for MTRELVFPTAGHGEVVKITDKVVELLAQSALQRGMVLLFVPGNTAIVTTLEFEPGLVADVKNAWEKLVPSTGEYEHNLRWGDGNGYAHVRSSFAGPSLVIPFEDGKLILGTWQDIVLIDFDNRPRDRRLVVQVMGE; via the coding sequence GTGACTAGAGAACTTGTTTTTCCCACCGCAGGGCACGGTGAAGTGGTGAAAATTACAGACAAAGTGGTGGAGCTTTTGGCACAATCTGCGCTCCAACGGGGGATGGTTTTGCTCTTTGTTCCAGGGAACACAGCGATTGTAACGACTCTTGAATTCGAGCCAGGTCTTGTGGCTGATGTCAAAAATGCCTGGGAAAAGCTCGTTCCTTCTACTGGTGAATACGAGCACAATCTTCGCTGGGGGGATGGGAATGGGTATGCTCATGTGCGTTCCAGTTTTGCTGGACCGTCCCTTGTGATTCCCTTTGAGGATGGGAAGCTGATTCTGGGGACCTGGCAGGACATCGTTCTTATCGATTTTGACAATCGTCCCCGAGATCGACGACTCGTTGTCCAGGTCATGGGAGAATAA
- a CDS encoding iron-containing alcohol dehydrogenase, giving the protein MGEQFVFRLPKEIYFGLGEGKRVGELIKRLGKKVLFVIGKSFVQRYGILDEVMTSLAESSLEWVIFEGVEPEPSLKTVDRGVSLAYRENCDLVLSVGGGSVLDCGKAIAGVCGNGESVVPFFEGQTLPHPGIPWIAMPTTAGTGSEMTNNAVLTDYTRKLKKSFRSPFLIATLVIVDPLYTRFMSPYLTAVSGVDALIQAIEAYTSPRRSPMTDFLALEAVERLWRHLPLAVQDGDNLEYRKEMALGSLVSAMAFANASSGPIHGLAHMIGPDFGIVHGEACGILFPAVVRFNRDVLEKRYLELARVTGNQGVEEWIKAFEHLMQRIGLRTRLREFGVGEEALISVIRPERIGASIKENPRSMDTEDLYSILKEVY; this is encoded by the coding sequence ATGGGAGAGCAATTTGTCTTTCGCTTACCAAAAGAGATTTATTTTGGTCTCGGTGAAGGAAAAAGGGTGGGGGAACTGATTAAGCGACTGGGAAAAAAGGTGCTTTTCGTCATTGGAAAAAGTTTTGTTCAACGGTATGGAATTCTTGATGAAGTCATGACTTCTCTTGCTGAGTCGTCTTTAGAATGGGTCATCTTTGAGGGGGTTGAGCCTGAACCATCCCTAAAGACCGTTGACCGCGGTGTGAGCCTGGCGTATCGAGAGAATTGTGACTTGGTGCTCTCTGTAGGGGGAGGAAGTGTTCTGGATTGTGGAAAGGCCATAGCCGGCGTTTGTGGGAACGGAGAAAGCGTGGTTCCCTTTTTCGAGGGACAAACCCTGCCCCATCCTGGCATTCCCTGGATAGCTATGCCCACCACGGCAGGCACGGGTTCGGAGATGACCAATAACGCCGTGCTCACCGATTACACCAGAAAGCTCAAAAAAAGTTTTCGGAGTCCCTTTCTCATTGCTACTCTGGTCATCGTTGACCCGCTCTACACTCGTTTCATGAGTCCTTACCTTACCGCGGTAAGCGGTGTTGATGCTCTAATCCAAGCTATTGAAGCATACACCAGTCCCCGGAGAAGCCCTATGACCGATTTTTTGGCTCTGGAAGCGGTGGAAAGACTATGGAGGCATCTACCACTGGCCGTTCAGGATGGTGATAATCTCGAATATCGGAAAGAGATGGCTCTGGGGAGTCTGGTGAGTGCCATGGCCTTTGCCAATGCTTCGTCGGGGCCGATTCATGGTCTGGCGCACATGATTGGTCCTGATTTTGGAATTGTGCATGGAGAAGCCTGCGGTATACTCTTTCCGGCCGTGGTTCGGTTTAATCGAGACGTTTTAGAAAAACGGTATCTCGAGCTTGCTCGGGTTACCGGGAACCAGGGGGTGGAAGAGTGGATAAAGGCGTTTGAGCACCTGATGCAAAGGATTGGTTTACGGACCAGACTTCGGGAGTTTGGTGTTGGGGAGGAAGCACTCATTTCAGTTATTCGACCAGAGCGAATTGGAGCGAGCATCAAGGAGAACCCTCGATCCATGGATACGGAGGACTTGTACTCTATCTTGAAAGAGGTGTACTGA
- a CDS encoding cupin domain-containing protein, translating to MVREDEKSFRNGDWGIKYLFRGPRLDWGVVLLKPGTCMGAHYHREVEETFFILEGKGILKIDESEIPVEQGMAFRVEPGEKHDLYTLENSSLKGIFIKFPYCPDDKVDC from the coding sequence ATGGTGCGCGAAGATGAGAAGAGCTTTCGGAATGGAGATTGGGGCATCAAATACCTTTTTCGGGGCCCCCGACTTGACTGGGGTGTGGTTTTACTCAAGCCTGGGACCTGCATGGGAGCTCATTACCACCGGGAAGTGGAAGAAACCTTTTTCATCCTGGAAGGGAAGGGGATATTAAAAATCGACGAGTCCGAAATACCGGTGGAACAGGGCATGGCTTTTCGGGTGGAACCGGGGGAAAAACACGATCTCTATACCCTGGAGAATTCTTCTCTAAAAGGCATTTTCATTAAATTTCCCTATTGTCCAGACGACAAGGTCGACTGTTGA
- a CDS encoding radical SAM protein produces the protein MESPLELLVFSLYDHLRHCDLCPRCCGVNRLRGEKGFCRGGMLPRIASFHPHFGEEPLLSGRKGSGTIFFTGCNMHCVYCQNYTISQFDEGEEVDCETLAAIMLTLQKEGCHNLNLVTPTHFLPQILCALSIAKKAGFSLPLVYNTGGYERVEILRLLKGVVDIYLPDMRYSREESGVRYSRALFYPYFNREAVREMFAQVGEVVCNEENVALRGMVVRILLIPSLVDEAMENLRFLAENVSRRIFITLMRQYRPMYRASEFPELGGQIDTVTYERVLRYGLELGLNNFILQ, from the coding sequence ATGGAATCACCGCTTGAGCTTCTGGTCTTTTCCCTCTATGACCATCTTAGGCACTGTGACCTCTGCCCACGTTGTTGCGGCGTGAACCGTCTGCGAGGCGAAAAAGGATTCTGTCGAGGAGGGATGTTGCCCAGAATAGCCAGTTTCCATCCCCATTTTGGAGAAGAACCGTTGTTGAGTGGCCGGAAGGGTTCGGGCACCATCTTTTTCACCGGATGCAACATGCACTGTGTGTACTGCCAGAATTACACCATCAGTCAGTTTGACGAAGGAGAAGAAGTTGATTGCGAAACGCTGGCTGCAATTATGCTCACGCTGCAAAAGGAAGGATGTCATAATCTGAATCTGGTGACTCCGACTCATTTTTTACCCCAAATTCTCTGCGCATTGAGTATCGCCAAAAAGGCTGGTTTTTCGCTTCCTTTGGTTTACAATACTGGGGGGTATGAAAGGGTAGAAATTCTCCGTCTTTTAAAAGGTGTGGTTGACATTTACTTACCAGATATGAGATATTCAAGAGAAGAAAGCGGGGTACGGTACTCTCGGGCACTTTTCTACCCGTATTTTAACCGGGAAGCAGTGCGGGAAATGTTTGCCCAAGTTGGGGAAGTGGTGTGTAATGAGGAAAATGTGGCATTGAGAGGGATGGTGGTAAGGATTTTACTTATTCCCTCTCTGGTTGACGAAGCCATGGAGAATTTGCGGTTTCTGGCTGAAAATGTTTCTCGGCGGATTTTTATCACGCTGATGCGGCAGTATCGTCCCATGTATCGGGCTTCGGAATTTCCCGAGCTCGGTGGGCAGATTGATACGGTAACTTATGAGCGAGTGCTTCGATATGGCTTAGAACTTGGCCTGAACAATTTCATCTTGCAGTGA
- a CDS encoding DUF2148 domain-containing protein has product MEAALRQIAEFMVISARTAPKSGGKDFVTVQVVEGDLLQKLGEAMVQYGEETGIRGFIRDGKNVLDSSAVVLIGLKDAQVMGLNCGGCGFDACTELEPKEKREFKGPQCMLRLLDLGIALGSAVKTASLFNVDNRIMYRIGVIARRIGLTQDDVVMGIPLAAKGKNIYFDRKD; this is encoded by the coding sequence ATGGAGGCAGCATTGAGGCAGATTGCTGAGTTTATGGTTATTTCAGCCCGGACTGCCCCAAAATCGGGAGGAAAAGATTTTGTTACGGTTCAAGTGGTGGAGGGAGATTTGTTACAAAAGTTGGGAGAGGCAATGGTACAGTATGGGGAAGAGACGGGAATTCGAGGTTTTATTCGAGACGGGAAAAACGTCTTGGATTCGTCAGCGGTGGTGTTGATTGGGTTAAAGGATGCTCAGGTGATGGGCTTAAATTGTGGGGGATGCGGTTTTGATGCCTGCACGGAACTGGAACCAAAGGAAAAAAGAGAATTTAAAGGTCCGCAGTGTATGTTGCGCCTTCTGGATCTTGGAATTGCTTTGGGATCGGCAGTAAAAACGGCTTCGCTATTTAACGTCGATAATCGTATTATGTACCGTATTGGAGTGATTGCCAGACGTATCGGTCTTACACAGGATGATGTGGTGATGGGAATTCCCCTTGCGGCGAAGGGGAAGAACATTTATTTTGACCGTAAAGATTAG